The genomic segment CGTGATCAATCACGGGGGCGCGGCGATGGGCAAGTCGCCGAACATGCCCTACTGGGGACTGACCATCGGGCAGCAGGGCGTGGCCGATGTGATGGCCTACCTGAAGGCGACCTTCAAGGGCGGGGCTGAGGTAGCTCAGGCTGCGCCAAGCGGCGGAAGCCCGTCCGGCGTCTGTCCGCAACCGCGGAAGACGGTGAAGGCACCGGAAGAGTTCCTGGGGAAAACCAACCCGCTGCCGGCCTCTGTGGGCACCATCAACGCGGGCAAGACTCTGTTCCTCCAAACCGCGCAGCCGGTTGCCTGCGCGATGTGCCACGGCAACGAGGGGAACGGGCAGGGGTTCATGGGCGCGGCCCTGATCCCGCCGCCGCGCAACTTCACCTGCGGCAAGATGATGAAGGACCTTCCGGACGGACAGTTGTTCTGGATCATCAAGAACGGCTCGCCCGGCACGGGGATGATGTCCTTCGCCGGCCTGCCGGACGACCAAGTCTGGCAGTTGATCCATTACATTCGGTCTCTCGCAAAATGAGCCCTCAGCCTTCAGCGGTCAGCAAGGAGCTGATGGCTGAAAGCTGACAGCTTCCTCAAGGAGTCGATCATGGCGACGTTTATCATTTCCGGCAGCCGGGGGACCGATGACCCCACAATGGCCACGCTGCCCTTCATGGCGGCGAAAGTGGCGAAGGAACAGGGGCACGACGTCGTGTTATGGCTGTGGAACGAAGCGGTCACGCTCGGACGCAAGGGCACAGCCGACCATGTCACAGGGGTCAATTTAACCCCGCTGAAGGACTTGCTCACCGCCGTGCAGGCGGCGAATATTCCCCTCTGGGTCTGCGGCGCCTGTGCCGTGGCGCGACAGATCAAGGAATCGGATCTCGTGGCCGGCGCGTCGATCAAGGGCATGCCGGATTACATCAAGGCCGTCGCCGAACGGGACCGGAACGTCACATTTTAAGAGTTTAAGAGAGAGGCGACCATGGCGCGCACGGTGGTCATGCGCGGGGGCATGGGGACGAGGATGGGACCGGGCGTGGGCGGCAGGCATGAAGGCGGCGGCGGCGACCGATCGGACGCCTCGCCGTGAGGTCCGGCGCCGCGATGAGGACCATGGTAGCCCTGGTCCTCCTGCTGTCCCTCGTAGATACCGTTGCCAACGCCTTTGGCGCAGAGCCGCAGGAAGCCGACCTCGTCGTGTTCACGCGGGAGGGCTGTCCCTACTGCGACGCGGCGGCGCAATTCCTTGCCCGGCTCCAGCGCGAGCGCCCCGGACTTCGTCTGATCGTCAAGGATGTGGGGAAGGACCGGAGCGCGGGGCGGCAGCTTGAGGAACTGGCGGCGCAGAAGGGCGTCACCGCCTTGGGCGTTCCGGCCTTTTATCTCCGCGGGGAACTGCTCGTCGGCTATGGAGGTCCGGACAGCACCGGCGCGCAGATCATCGGCCTCTTGGATTGGCCTCGGCCTCGAACGGAACCGGTCCCGCTTGGCGCCTGCGCGCCGAAAGGTCCGGAGACGTGCGGGGCACCTGCGGTCACACCGACACTGGAGGCCGATTCGGTCCAGACCGCCTGGTTCGGCCGCCTGAACGCAAGGGACATGGGACTCCCGGCGTTTACGCTGGCGCTCGGCTTGCTGGACGGGTTCAACCCCTGTGCGATGTGGGTTTTGGTGTTTTTGCTGTCCCTGCTCGTCAATCTCCGGGACCGCTGGAAGATGTTCATCATCGCCGGGACCTTCGTCGCGGTGAGCGGATTGGTGTACTTTGCGTTCATGGCGGCCTGGCTGAACGTGTTTGTCCTGGTCGGGTTGTCGCGGGCCTCGGAAGTCGTCCTCGGCGGGATTGCCGTCATGATCGGCGCGATCAACGTCAAGGACTTTTGGGCATTCCGGCGCGGGATGACGCTCGGTATCCCCGAAGCCGCCAAGCCGGGGCTCTATGCGGGAATCCGGAAGGTCCTCTCCGCGGAGCGTCTTCCGGAGGCACTGGCAGCGGTGGCGCTGCTGGCCTGTCTCGTCAACGTCATCGAGCTCCTGTGCACCGCCGGCTTTCCGGCTATCTACACGCGTGTACTCACCCTGCGCCAGTTACCCTGGTGGGAATACTATGGCTATCTGGCCTTGTACAACGTGGCCTATGTGCTGGACGACAGCCTCATGGTCGCGATCGCCGTCTTCACCTTGAGCCGCAGCAAGCTGCAGGAAAAAGCCGGCCGGTGGCTGAAGCTCGCGAGCGGCCTCGTGATGCTGGGGTTGGGGGCGGTGCTGGTCGTCGCCCCGCATCGGTTGGCCTGAGGACTGCCCCGGCGCAACGCCGTGATATCGCAGACACGAGCCCTCCTCTTCTTTGCTTTGCTTCCCTGCCCTGTCGCTTTCCGCCACAACCTCCTCCGCCATCTGTAGCAGGCCTCCTCCCTGCTCCTGGCCCTTTCCGAGACTCAGAATTAACCCATTGAGACACAAGCTAAATTAGGCGATCGGTCGATGGCTCTTGTGGCATCGTGTTTGCTCACCTAATTTATGTAGAAAAGGACACGATGAGAAGCATCCGCTTTCATGGCCGAGGGGGACAGGGGGCCAAGACCGCCAGTCGGATCGTCGGCACCGCCGCCTTCTTGGAAGGACTCACGGCGCAGGACTCACCGCTCTATGGCGCCGAACGTCGG from the Nitrospirota bacterium genome contains:
- a CDS encoding NrdH-redoxin, which produces MRTMVALVLLLSLVDTVANAFGAEPQEADLVVFTREGCPYCDAAAQFLARLQRERPGLRLIVKDVGKDRSAGRQLEELAAQKGVTALGVPAFYLRGELLVGYGGPDSTGAQIIGLLDWPRPRTEPVPLGACAPKGPETCGAPAVTPTLEADSVQTAWFGRLNARDMGLPAFTLALGLLDGFNPCAMWVLVFLLSLLVNLRDRWKMFIIAGTFVAVSGLVYFAFMAAWLNVFVLVGLSRASEVVLGGIAVMIGAINVKDFWAFRRGMTLGIPEAAKPGLYAGIRKVLSAERLPEALAAVALLACLVNVIELLCTAGFPAIYTRVLTLRQLPWWEYYGYLALYNVAYVLDDSLMVAIAVFTLSRSKLQEKAGRWLKLASGLVMLGLGAVLVVAPHRLA
- a CDS encoding sulfur reduction protein DsrE, which translates into the protein MATFIISGSRGTDDPTMATLPFMAAKVAKEQGHDVVLWLWNEAVTLGRKGTADHVTGVNLTPLKDLLTAVQAANIPLWVCGACAVARQIKESDLVAGASIKGMPDYIKAVAERDRNVTF